AGATCGCGTCGGAGAGATCGAAGCCGACCTTCTTGGCGTCTACGTCGAACGCGGCGACGAACTCGACGTCGCGGACGTGGTACTTGCCGAACTTGACGTGCATGAGGCCGGGAACGGTGGTGTTCTCGTCGGCATTCCTGTAGTACTCCACGCCCTGGACCAGGGATGAGGCGCAGTTGCCCACACCCACAATGGCCACGCGGATGGCGTTGCTGTTCTCACCCATGGTCGGGTTCTCCTTCTGTCTTGGAAACATTGTTCGGATTCGTGGTGGAGGTGACGGACGGGCCCGCCTGCTCGGCTGCGATTACTTCGTTGAGCCACCGCACTTCGCGATCGCTCGATTCGAGGCCGAGTTGGTGAAGCTGACTGGTGTACCGGTCGAGCGTCCCGTTGGCTCGCCCCACGGCGTCGCGGAGTCCTTCACGGCGCTCCTCGACCTGACGTCGCCTGCCTTCGAGGATGCGCACCCGGGCTTCTGCCGGTGTGCGACTGAAGAAGGCGAGGTGGACGCCGAATCCGTCGTCGGTGTAGTTCTGTGGTCCGGTGTCGGCAACCAACTCTGCAAAGCGCTTCTTACCTTGCGGAGTGAGCTCGTACACACGCCGTGCCCGACGTTTCACGAGGGTGTCCGGCCCCGCATCCTCGGCAATCAACCCGTCCGCCTGTAGGCGGCGTAAGGCTGGGTACAACGAGCCGTACGAGAAGGCTCGAAATGCACCGAGGAGTCCGGTCAGACGCTTGCGGAGTTCGTATCCGTGCATCGGTGCTTCGAGGAGCAAACCGAGGATTGCGAGCTCGAGCATGCGACCCTCCTCCTCTGATGTCTGTACCGCAATGTGCTGATGCGCTTCCCAAGCATATACACATAATGTATCGAGCCGATATATGTGTCGACATATCCGTGCCTCCGGTTCGCCGAGATTCAGTTCGAAGGTCGCCCGCGAGACCTGTGCGCATCGCCACAGGTAAGCGCTTCGGCACAGGTGAAGCGTCGTGGGCGGGGTCGATTCGAGCGAGAGATGGCCTGTCGTTGTCACATCAGAGTCGGGATGCCCGGTTCGCATGTCTGGCGCCGCACGTACTCTGGTCCTCGTGCGACTTCAGCGACAGGTGGTGGACTACGCCCTTCAGCGACGGTCACTGCTCGCCGAGGTGTATTCGGGCAGGACCGGCGTGGCCGCAGTGTGTGACGCCGATCCCTATCTACTGCGTGCGGCCAAGTTTCACGGCCGCGGTAGCGACGTCGCATGCCCGATCTGCCGCAAGGAGCAGCTCACCCTCGTCTCGTGGGTGTTCGGCGAGAAGCTGGGGACACTCTCGGGTTCGGCGCGCACGGCGGACGAACTCGTTCGCCTCGCGGCGACGCAGGAGGAGTTTTCGGTTCACGTCGTCGAAGTCTGCCGTTCCTGCAGTTGGAATCACCTGGTTCAGTCCTATGTACTGGGT
This region of Rhodococcus sp. PAMC28707 genomic DNA includes:
- a CDS encoding PadR family transcriptional regulator, with product MLELAILGLLLEAPMHGYELRKRLTGLLGAFRAFSYGSLYPALRRLQADGLIAEDAGPDTLVKRRARRVYELTPQGKKRFAELVADTGPQNYTDDGFGVHLAFFSRTPAEARVRILEGRRRQVEERREGLRDAVGRANGTLDRYTSQLHQLGLESSDREVRWLNEVIAAEQAGPSVTSTTNPNNVSKTEGEPDHG
- a CDS encoding DUF5318 family protein, with protein sequence MDYALQRRSLLAEVYSGRTGVAAVCDADPYLLRAAKFHGRGSDVACPICRKEQLTLVSWVFGEKLGTLSGSARTADELVRLAATQEEFSVHVVEVCRSCSWNHLVQSYVLGAVPTPKQPRRPRSGSREPNRRTASE